In Kaistella faecalis, a genomic segment contains:
- a CDS encoding PorT family protein codes for MKRVVLAFAIMMFGLMNAQVKFGINGGFSSAVVSDDFDELTAGYYAGVFTEFGIPGFAKMQPALNYVKFKDDSYLQIPVIMKFYFLPRVNVQLGPQFAFRLDDVPDTINKTNFGAAVGLGADLFSGLLIEARYAFQLNNAFKSPATGEKLHFNLFNVGLGLRL; via the coding sequence ATGAAAAGAGTAGTACTGGCTTTTGCCATTATGATGTTTGGGCTGATGAATGCTCAGGTAAAATTTGGAATCAATGGCGGGTTTTCCTCGGCTGTAGTTTCTGATGATTTCGATGAACTTACTGCAGGTTATTATGCAGGTGTATTTACCGAATTCGGAATTCCAGGCTTTGCAAAGATGCAGCCCGCTCTTAATTATGTGAAATTTAAAGATGATTCTTATCTGCAGATTCCGGTGATTATGAAATTTTATTTCCTGCCGAGAGTAAATGTGCAGCTGGGACCTCAGTTTGCGTTCCGTCTGGATGATGTTCCGGATACAATTAATAAAACCAATTTTGGCGCTGCTGTAGGTTTGGGAGCGGATTTATTTTCCGGTTTGCTGATCGAAGCGCGGTATGCATTTCAGTTGAATAATGCTTTTAAAAGCCCTGCAACAGGAGAGAAACTTCATTTCAATCTCTTCAATGTAGGTTTAGGTTTACGGCTTTAG
- the ffh gene encoding signal recognition particle protein: MFNSLQDKLDKALHNISGRGKITEINVAETVKEIRRALVDADVNYKVAKDLTKRVQDKALGQNVLTSLTPGQLMTKIVHDELVELMGGTQEGINLSGKPSVILIAGLQGSGKTTFSGKLANYLKLKKNKKPLLVACDVYRPAAIEQLKILGQQTGIPVYTEDGAVNPSSIAENAVKFAKENNHDVVIVDTAGRLAIDEQMMNEIKSVHYFIKPDETLFVVDSMTGQDAVNTAKTFNEALNFDGVVLTKLDGDTRGGAALTIRSVVEKPIKFISTGEKMEALDVFYPERMADRILGMGDVVSLVERAQEQFDEEEAKKLHKKIAKNEFGFDDFLKQINQIKKMGNMKDLMGMIPGVGKAIKDVDIQDDAFKHIEAIIHSMTPEERRRPSIINTQRKNRIARGAGRKIEDVNALMKQFEQMGKMMKMMQGPQGKQMMEMMSKGMPKMPGMGGNLFGK; encoded by the coding sequence ATGTTCAACAGTTTACAGGATAAGTTAGATAAAGCGCTTCATAATATCTCCGGGCGCGGAAAAATCACCGAAATCAACGTAGCAGAAACGGTTAAGGAAATCCGCCGTGCGTTGGTTGATGCCGATGTTAACTATAAAGTTGCAAAAGATTTAACCAAAAGAGTTCAGGATAAAGCCTTAGGACAAAATGTTCTTACCAGCTTAACTCCCGGTCAGCTGATGACGAAAATCGTTCATGACGAATTGGTTGAATTAATGGGCGGAACCCAGGAAGGAATTAATCTTTCCGGGAAACCAAGCGTTATCTTGATCGCGGGTCTTCAGGGTTCCGGTAAAACCACATTTTCGGGCAAACTTGCCAATTATTTAAAACTAAAGAAAAATAAAAAGCCTTTATTGGTTGCCTGTGACGTTTATAGACCTGCAGCAATTGAGCAGCTGAAAATTCTGGGACAACAGACCGGAATTCCGGTTTATACCGAAGATGGCGCTGTAAACCCTTCTTCTATCGCTGAAAATGCAGTGAAATTCGCCAAAGAAAATAACCATGATGTTGTTATTGTAGATACGGCGGGTCGTCTCGCTATTGATGAGCAGATGATGAACGAAATTAAATCGGTTCATTATTTCATTAAGCCCGACGAAACACTGTTTGTGGTAGATTCCATGACCGGACAGGATGCGGTGAATACTGCAAAAACCTTCAACGAAGCTTTGAATTTCGACGGAGTAGTTCTTACAAAATTAGATGGTGATACGCGTGGTGGAGCTGCCTTGACAATTCGCTCGGTTGTTGAAAAACCCATTAAATTTATTTCTACCGGTGAAAAAATGGAAGCGCTCGATGTTTTCTATCCGGAAAGAATGGCAGACAGAATTCTGGGAATGGGAGACGTTGTTTCCCTTGTTGAAAGAGCTCAGGAGCAGTTTGACGAAGAAGAAGCTAAAAAACTTCATAAAAAAATCGCCAAAAACGAATTCGGATTTGATGATTTCCTCAAACAGATCAACCAGATCAAGAAAATGGGAAATATGAAGGACTTGATGGGAATGATTCCGGGCGTCGGAAAAGCCATAAAAGATGTTGATATTCAGGATGATGCCTTTAAACATATCGAAGCGATTATCCATTCAATGACTCCGGAGGAAAGGAGAAGACCTTCAATTATCAATACCCAAAGGAAAAACAGAATCGCCAGAGGCGCCGGAAGAAAGATTGAAGATGTGAATGCACTGATGAAACAGTTTGAGCAGATGGGCAAAATGATGAAGATGATGCAGGGGCCACAGGGAAAACAGATGATGGAAATGATGAGCAAAGGAATGCCGAAAATGCCTGGAATGGGCGGAAACCTTTTTGGTAAATAA
- a CDS encoding AtpZ/AtpI family protein, which produces MSDENPTEQEFSREDEKKFQKNGLRQYGVYSAIVFQMLATMGLAFWGGKKINDYFAFESNLLTVAIGLLGMALAFYNLLQQLKKVQADDKSSEKNN; this is translated from the coding sequence ATGTCTGACGAAAATCCAACAGAACAGGAATTCAGCCGTGAAGATGAAAAGAAATTTCAGAAAAACGGACTTAGACAGTACGGTGTTTATTCGGCGATTGTTTTTCAGATGCTTGCTACCATGGGACTAGCTTTTTGGGGCGGAAAAAAAATCAATGATTATTTCGCGTTTGAAAGCAATCTTCTGACTGTTGCAATTGGTTTACTGGGAATGGCTCTGGCGTTTTATAACCTTCTTCAGCAGCTTAAAAAAGTGCAGGCTGACGACAAATCTTCGGAAAAAAACAATTAG
- the atpB gene encoding F0F1 ATP synthase subunit A — translation MLKRVVLLIGFLSTFATSFAQHETAVATAPAHGTEAAAPVSEDEKIKTENKNFIDHHLLDGHSFDIMVAKNDDGTETHIGFPLPVIFYDSANGFHAFMSSEFHHGEKAVESKGGHYTLFHEKIYKTDANGTINMDENHHATNEKVLDLSITKSVLMIIITGLLMLWIFGSMARSYKNSLVPTGAGKIFEPLVLFVRDEIAKPNIGPKYKKYMSYLLTVFFFILFLNVFGLMPFGINVTGNLAITFALALITFFITQFTANKNYWQHIFWMPGLPWPMKIVMMPIEIVGLFIKPFSLLIRLFANMSAGHIIIMSLIALIYYFQNVIAGVAFPFLTFVLYLLEVLVAFLQAYIFTMLSAVYFGMANEEHHHEEAH, via the coding sequence ATGCTGAAAAGAGTAGTACTTCTAATAGGTTTTTTATCAACATTTGCCACATCGTTCGCACAACACGAAACTGCAGTTGCTACGGCTCCTGCACACGGAACTGAAGCTGCAGCGCCTGTTTCTGAAGATGAAAAAATTAAAACAGAAAACAAAAACTTTATCGATCATCACTTGCTTGATGGACACAGCTTCGATATCATGGTGGCGAAAAATGACGACGGTACTGAAACGCACATCGGTTTCCCTCTGCCAGTAATTTTTTATGACAGTGCAAACGGTTTCCATGCATTTATGAGTTCGGAATTTCACCACGGTGAAAAAGCGGTTGAAAGCAAAGGCGGTCATTACACACTCTTCCACGAAAAAATTTATAAAACTGACGCGAATGGTACCATCAACATGGATGAAAATCACCACGCGACAAATGAAAAAGTATTAGACCTTTCGATTACGAAAAGTGTCCTGATGATTATCATCACAGGATTGTTAATGCTTTGGATCTTCGGATCTATGGCGAGAAGCTACAAAAATTCATTGGTTCCTACTGGAGCCGGTAAAATTTTCGAACCTCTTGTTCTTTTTGTAAGAGACGAAATCGCAAAACCAAATATCGGCCCGAAATACAAGAAATACATGAGTTATTTACTTACTGTATTTTTCTTTATCCTTTTCCTTAATGTTTTCGGATTGATGCCTTTCGGGATTAATGTTACAGGGAATTTAGCAATTACTTTTGCTTTAGCATTAATTACATTCTTTATCACTCAGTTTACAGCAAACAAAAATTACTGGCAGCATATTTTCTGGATGCCGGGATTGCCTTGGCCGATGAAAATTGTAATGATGCCGATTGAGATTGTTGGTTTGTTCATTAAGCCTTTCTCATTATTAATACGTCTTTTTGCAAACATGTCTGCGGGACACATCATCATTATGAGTTTGATCGCATTGATTTATTATTTCCAAAACGTGATTGCAGGTGTAGCTTTCCCTTTCCTTACTTTCGTTTTATATTTGCTGGAAGTTTTGGTAGCGTTCTTACAGGCATATATCTTCACGATGCTTTCTGCAGTATACTTTGGTATGGCAAACGAAGAGCATCACCACGAGGAAGCTCATTAA
- the atpE gene encoding ATP synthase F0 subunit C: MQEMPKIIGAGLVVIGTGIGIGKIGAAALEGMARQPEQAGKLQTAMLIAAALVEGVAFAALFAVN, from the coding sequence ATGCAAGAAATGCCAAAAATCATTGGTGCAGGTTTAGTAGTAATCGGAACAGGTATCGGTATCGGTAAAATCGGTGCAGCTGCTCTAGAAGGTATGGCTAGACAACCAGAACAAGCTGGTAAACTTCAAACTGCGATGTTGATCGCTGCAGCTCTTGTAGAAGGGGTTGCGTTTGCTGCATTATTTGCTGTAAACTAA
- the atpF gene encoding F0F1 ATP synthase subunit B, translating into MGLLENFSSGLFIIQSVIFIILLLVLRKFAWKPIMDAVNEREVTIVDSLNQAKLAKQEVQNLKAENELIIREAKVERDNILKEAREIKDRIVGEAKDIAKAEGDKMIEQARQSIQAEKSAAMSEIKNQIGVLSVTIAESILKQKLDNDGAQNALVENILNKSNLN; encoded by the coding sequence ATGGGATTATTAGAAAATTTTTCATCAGGTTTATTCATCATCCAGTCGGTGATCTTCATCATCCTTCTTTTGGTTCTGAGAAAATTCGCATGGAAGCCGATTATGGATGCCGTGAACGAAAGAGAAGTTACCATTGTTGACTCTCTTAACCAGGCAAAACTTGCAAAACAGGAAGTTCAGAATTTGAAAGCAGAAAACGAATTAATCATCCGTGAAGCGAAAGTAGAGCGTGATAATATTTTGAAAGAAGCAAGAGAAATCAAAGACAGAATTGTTGGTGAAGCGAAAGACATCGCAAAAGCTGAAGGTGATAAGATGATCGAACAGGCAAGACAGTCTATCCAGGCGGAAAAATCTGCAGCAATGTCTGAAATCAAAAACCAAATCGGTGTATTGTCTGTAACAATTGCAGAATCGATCTTGAAACAGAAATTGGATAACGACGGCGCACAAAACGCTTTGGTTGAAAATATTCTTAACAAATCTAACTTGAACTAA
- the atpH gene encoding ATP synthase F1 subunit delta: MLTSKVAKRYAQGLLNFTQESGSTDAVFGEMGDIVKTIEKSRELQNFFGSPIIDVKKKVSIALEIFKDFSPVTKSLLQLIIKHGRENQMQNIAQEFINKVEDMKGVQRITLTSAAELSAENISSILKSSNLVNHDKQFDVKSVISPDILGGYILRVGDQQVDESVKSKLSKLKKEFQLN, encoded by the coding sequence ATGCTTACAAGTAAAGTAGCAAAAAGATACGCACAGGGTCTGCTTAATTTCACTCAGGAGTCGGGAAGTACCGATGCTGTTTTCGGTGAAATGGGCGACATTGTGAAAACCATTGAGAAATCAAGAGAGCTTCAGAATTTTTTCGGTTCTCCGATTATTGATGTAAAGAAAAAGGTAAGCATCGCGCTGGAAATTTTTAAGGATTTCTCGCCGGTTACCAAAAGCTTACTTCAGCTCATCATCAAACACGGCCGTGAAAACCAGATGCAGAACATTGCGCAGGAATTCATCAACAAAGTGGAGGATATGAAAGGCGTTCAGCGAATTACTTTAACCTCTGCTGCAGAGCTGTCTGCTGAAAATATCAGCAGCATCCTGAAATCATCCAATCTTGTAAATCATGATAAGCAGTTTGACGTGAAGTCCGTTATCAGTCCTGACATTCTTGGAGGATATATCTTACGTGTTGGTGACCAACAGGTAGATGAATCGGTAAAATCAAAACTGAGCAAGCTTAAAAAAGAATTTCAATTAAATTAA
- the atpA gene encoding F0F1 ATP synthase subunit alpha: protein MAEINPAEVSAILKQQLANFDTQSNVEEVGTVLTIGDGIALVYGLENVQYGELVKFESGIEGIVLNLAEDNVGVALLGESKLVKEGDTVNRTKRISSIKVGEGMLGRVVDTLGNPIDGKGPITGDLFEMPLERKAPGVIFRQPVTEPLQTGIVAIDSMIPVGRGQRELIIGDRQTGKTVVAIDTILNQREFYDAGQPVFCIYVAIGQKASTVAQIVKTLEDKGAMAYTVVVTANASDPTPMQVYAPMAGASIGEYFRDTGRPALIIYDDLSKQAVAYRELSLLLRRPPGREAYPGDVFYLHSRLLERSAKVIADDTIASQMNDLPDSLRPIVKGGGSLTALPIIETQAGDVSAYIPTNVISITDGQIFLESDLFNSGVRPAINVGISVSRVGGNAQIKSMKKVSGTLKLDQAQYKELEAFAKFGSDLDATTLGVISKGERNVEILKQPVNSPLPVDSQVAMIYAGTENLLRSIPIRKVKEFQKEYVEFLRSKHPDTMAAIKAGKIDDSITGVLKQAATELASKYN, encoded by the coding sequence ATGGCAGAAATAAATCCGGCAGAAGTATCTGCAATCCTTAAACAGCAGTTGGCCAACTTCGATACACAGTCGAACGTGGAAGAAGTAGGAACTGTATTGACCATCGGTGATGGTATCGCTTTGGTATACGGTTTAGAAAATGTTCAGTACGGTGAATTGGTAAAATTCGAAAGCGGTATTGAAGGAATTGTTTTGAACCTTGCGGAAGATAACGTAGGTGTTGCACTTCTTGGTGAATCTAAACTGGTAAAAGAAGGAGATACAGTAAACAGAACCAAAAGAATTTCGTCAATTAAAGTTGGTGAAGGGATGTTGGGTAGAGTAGTTGATACTCTTGGTAACCCTATCGACGGTAAAGGACCAATTACTGGAGACCTTTTTGAAATGCCATTGGAAAGAAAAGCTCCGGGAGTAATCTTCCGTCAGCCTGTAACTGAGCCGCTTCAAACCGGTATTGTTGCAATTGATTCCATGATTCCTGTAGGAAGAGGACAGAGAGAGTTAATCATTGGTGACCGTCAGACTGGTAAAACAGTGGTTGCAATCGATACTATTCTTAACCAGAGAGAATTTTATGATGCAGGACAGCCTGTATTCTGTATATATGTTGCGATAGGACAGAAAGCTTCTACCGTTGCACAGATTGTTAAAACATTAGAAGATAAAGGAGCAATGGCTTATACTGTTGTAGTAACAGCTAACGCATCCGACCCAACTCCAATGCAGGTTTACGCGCCAATGGCGGGAGCTTCAATCGGAGAGTATTTCCGTGACACTGGTAGACCAGCTTTGATTATCTATGATGATTTATCAAAACAGGCTGTTGCTTACCGTGAACTTTCTCTTCTTTTGAGAAGACCACCGGGCCGTGAAGCTTATCCAGGTGATGTATTCTACCTTCACTCCAGACTTTTGGAAAGATCTGCAAAAGTAATCGCTGATGATACTATTGCATCTCAGATGAACGATTTACCGGATTCTTTAAGACCAATCGTTAAAGGTGGCGGGTCATTAACTGCACTTCCGATTATTGAAACTCAGGCGGGTGACGTTTCTGCATATATCCCAACCAACGTAATTTCAATTACTGACGGACAGATCTTCCTTGAATCAGATTTATTTAACTCTGGTGTTCGTCCGGCAATTAACGTAGGTATTTCTGTATCTCGTGTTGGAGGAAACGCTCAGATCAAATCAATGAAAAAAGTTTCAGGTACGCTGAAATTAGATCAGGCTCAGTATAAAGAATTGGAAGCGTTTGCTAAATTCGGTTCCGACCTTGACGCTACAACTCTTGGAGTTATTTCTAAAGGGGAAAGAAACGTGGAAATCCTTAAGCAGCCGGTAAATTCACCACTTCCTGTAGATTCTCAGGTGGCCATGATTTATGCTGGTACTGAAAACTTATTAAGAAGCATCCCAATCAGAAAAGTAAAAGAATTCCAGAAAGAATATGTAGAATTCCTTAGATCAAAACACCCTGATACTATGGCAGCCATCAAAGCAGGAAAAATTGATGACAGCATTACAGGAGTTTTGAAGCAGGCGGCTACAGAACTGGCTTCTAAATATAATTAA
- the atpG gene encoding ATP synthase F1 subunit gamma, whose translation MANLKEIRGRITSISSTMQITSAMKMVSAAKLKKATDAIVMLRPYSEKLQEIIANVSSTTDLEGISTFTAEREVKKVLYIVVTSNKGLAGAFNSSVIKELNTTIGNTQHEVEILSVGKKVYDSVRRTRTVYDNQSAIFDGMSFQVVSNFMENVMRDYKEGKFDQVFVIYNKFINAATQEVQTEQVLPIAMTEKEGTVNTDYLFEPNAAEILNVLIPKSIKTQVYKAILDSIASEHGARMTAMHKATDNAEALRNELKIFYNKARQAAITNEILEIVSGAEALKNT comes from the coding sequence ATGGCAAACTTAAAGGAAATACGCGGAAGAATTACTTCAATCTCTTCTACAATGCAAATCACCAGTGCGATGAAAATGGTTTCGGCAGCGAAACTGAAAAAAGCTACTGATGCTATTGTGATGCTGAGACCTTATTCAGAAAAACTGCAGGAAATTATCGCAAATGTAAGTTCTACAACTGATTTGGAAGGTATTTCAACGTTTACTGCAGAAAGAGAGGTTAAAAAAGTTCTTTATATTGTCGTAACCTCTAATAAAGGTCTTGCAGGAGCGTTTAACTCTTCGGTAATTAAAGAGTTGAATACGACTATCGGTAACACCCAGCATGAAGTAGAGATTCTTTCGGTAGGTAAAAAAGTATACGATTCGGTAAGAAGAACCCGAACTGTGTACGACAACCAAAGTGCGATCTTTGATGGAATGAGCTTTCAGGTAGTTTCCAATTTCATGGAAAATGTAATGAGAGATTATAAGGAAGGAAAGTTCGATCAGGTTTTCGTGATTTATAACAAATTCATTAATGCGGCTACGCAGGAGGTTCAGACAGAGCAGGTTTTACCAATCGCAATGACTGAAAAAGAAGGGACAGTAAATACAGATTATCTTTTCGAACCGAACGCTGCAGAAATTCTGAATGTTTTAATTCCTAAATCAATCAAAACTCAGGTTTATAAAGCAATTCTTGATTCAATTGCCTCTGAGCACGGCGCAAGAATGACAGCAATGCACAAAGCAACCGACAACGCTGAAGCTTTGAGAAATGAATTGAAAATTTTCTATAACAAAGCCCGTCAGGCTGCAATTACCAACGAAATTCTGGAAATTGTGTCCGGTGCGGAAGCATTGAAAAACACTTAA
- a CDS encoding hemolysin family protein yields MDSDVVKLLLALFLVLLNGFFVAAEFSIVKVRYSQIQLKAAEGNSMAKQAEHIIKHLDEYLSATQLGITLASLGLGFVGESALHHIIENLFHYFGLAVADSTVTTVSLVTSFLIITIMHIVFGELIPKSIAIRKAEPTTMVIAMPLRVFYTVFKPFIWSMNQMSNGVLRLMKIHPASEHEIHSTEELQLLVKQSADSGEIEEENYEIIKNAFDFTDHSAKQIMVPRQNIASIDIEDPIEEIIGKIMDGGYSRIPVFTGSIDNIVGIFYAKEIIREYIKRKGDIDHDVLKELMREPFFVVGSKKISDLLKVFQQKKQHLAVVIDEFGGTEGIITLEDILEELVGEIQDEEDDEDKIVEKVGENVYWVQATQPLDEINEHLPKLFPLSEDGEYNTLAGFILHELEEIPEENQEFTINSYHVKILKMQNKSVDLVELVFEEPNILNDLADELGEI; encoded by the coding sequence ATGGACTCAGACGTCGTCAAGCTTTTATTAGCTTTATTCTTAGTATTGCTCAATGGTTTTTTCGTAGCCGCAGAATTCTCTATCGTTAAAGTTCGTTATTCCCAAATCCAGCTCAAGGCCGCAGAAGGAAATTCCATGGCGAAACAGGCTGAGCACATCATTAAACATCTCGATGAGTATCTTTCCGCTACACAGCTCGGGATTACATTAGCTTCCCTTGGTTTAGGTTTTGTGGGCGAAAGTGCGTTGCATCATATTATCGAAAATCTTTTCCATTATTTTGGTTTGGCAGTGGCCGACAGCACAGTAACTACTGTTTCTCTGGTGACCAGTTTCCTAATCATTACTATTATGCATATCGTTTTTGGTGAATTAATTCCAAAATCGATCGCGATCAGAAAAGCAGAACCTACAACAATGGTTATTGCTATGCCACTGCGGGTTTTCTATACGGTTTTCAAACCTTTTATTTGGTCGATGAACCAAATGTCGAACGGCGTTTTAAGATTAATGAAGATTCATCCGGCATCAGAACACGAAATCCACTCTACCGAGGAACTTCAGCTTTTAGTGAAGCAGTCTGCAGATTCAGGGGAAATCGAAGAAGAAAACTACGAGATTATTAAAAATGCCTTCGACTTTACAGATCATTCCGCGAAGCAGATTATGGTTCCGCGACAGAATATCGCCTCGATTGATATCGAAGATCCTATTGAAGAAATTATTGGTAAGATTATGGATGGCGGTTATTCCAGGATTCCCGTTTTCACCGGATCTATTGATAATATTGTCGGAATTTTTTATGCAAAAGAAATCATCCGCGAGTACATCAAAAGGAAAGGCGATATTGACCATGACGTTTTAAAAGAACTCATGCGTGAACCGTTTTTTGTGGTTGGAAGTAAGAAAATTTCAGATCTTTTGAAAGTTTTCCAGCAGAAAAAACAGCATTTGGCAGTTGTAATTGATGAATTTGGCGGAACAGAGGGAATCATTACTTTAGAAGATATTTTAGAGGAATTGGTAGGCGAAATTCAGGATGAAGAAGATGATGAAGACAAAATCGTTGAGAAAGTAGGCGAAAATGTTTACTGGGTTCAGGCTACCCAGCCTCTGGATGAAATTAATGAGCATTTGCCGAAACTCTTCCCACTTTCAGAAGATGGCGAATATAATACGCTGGCGGGGTTTATTCTTCACGAACTGGAAGAAATTCCAGAAGAAAATCAGGAATTTACCATTAACAGCTATCACGTGAAAATCCTTAAAATGCAGAATAAAAGTGTGGATCTTGTAGAACTTGTTTTCGAGGAACCCAATATTCTGAATGATTTGGCCGACGAACTTGGTGAAATTTAA
- a CDS encoding ATP-dependent Clp protease adaptor ClpS: MSRFYINNSVHDYEKPQREYDEEVALLEKEDEVYKLVLWNDDVNTFDDVIEALIEICGHTLEQAEQCTILVHYKGKCTVKTGSLEVLKPMHEKLIARSLTSEIV, translated from the coding sequence ATGAGCAGATTTTATATAAATAATTCAGTTCACGATTACGAAAAGCCGCAGCGGGAGTACGACGAAGAAGTCGCGCTGCTGGAAAAAGAAGATGAAGTGTACAAACTCGTGCTCTGGAATGATGATGTAAACACCTTCGATGATGTTATTGAAGCACTGATCGAAATCTGCGGACACACACTGGAACAGGCCGAACAGTGTACAATACTGGTTCATTACAAAGGAAAATGTACGGTGAAAACCGGCAGCTTAGAGGTTCTGAAACCCATGCATGAAAAATTAATCGCCAGAAGTTTAACTTCAGAAATAGTATAA
- a CDS encoding rhomboid family intramembrane serine protease, which translates to MSTLLIVIIAATALFSYFGFNNHQLFEKYKFNVGAIRGNKEYVRLISAGFLHGDFMHLLFNMMTLYFFGPIVLQAFGEVGFLLVYCGSILLGNLFSLYLYQNQSWYSAIGASGGVSGILFASIAMIPDLGIYFFFIPIPIPGYIFGLLYFGYSVYSMLNPREHDNIGHAAHMGGAFFGLVYAVALQPERAIENSLFLGIMALPLIYMAYMVFVKKKIG; encoded by the coding sequence ATGAGCACATTATTAATCGTTATTATTGCGGCAACAGCCCTATTCAGTTATTTTGGATTCAATAATCACCAACTTTTCGAGAAGTATAAGTTTAATGTTGGCGCAATTCGTGGCAATAAAGAGTATGTACGGTTAATTTCTGCAGGTTTTCTTCATGGAGACTTCATGCATTTGTTGTTCAACATGATGACGCTGTATTTCTTCGGCCCAATTGTTTTGCAGGCTTTTGGTGAAGTAGGCTTTTTGTTGGTATACTGTGGGTCAATTCTTTTAGGAAATCTTTTTTCACTGTATTTGTATCAGAACCAGTCATGGTATTCAGCAATTGGTGCGAGTGGCGGAGTTTCGGGGATTCTATTCGCGTCGATTGCGATGATTCCTGACTTGGGAATCTATTTCTTCTTCATACCAATTCCGATTCCGGGATACATTTTCGGATTGTTATATTTCGGATACTCTGTTTACAGCATGCTGAATCCGCGTGAACATGACAATATAGGTCATGCTGCTCATATGGGGGGAGCTTTTTTCGGATTGGTTTACGCAGTCGCATTGCAGCCAGAACGAGCTATTGAAAATTCACTTTTCCTCGGAATCATGGCGCTGCCACTTATTTATATGGCATATATGGTCTTTGTGAAAAAGAAAATAGGATAA
- the prmC gene encoding peptide chain release factor N(5)-glutamine methyltransferase: MTISELKEFFKNQLSEIYADSEISELFSIFCNQILGMDKFELRISQHHIISEEQTRVFKQLISELKTGKPYQQILGYTEFYGLKFFVDEFVLIPRPETEELLELAISEIEKRNLKYTKILDIGTGSGIIPIVIKNKFPEAKVSAIDYSEKALETAKKNADFHKLEINFIHQNYLEENLSEVYDIIISNPPYIGMDEESEIADSVKEFEPKMALFSPTSNPLIFYEKIADDCKNHLAENGMVFLEINQKLGNETKALFTDVLTEVYLVKDISGNDRFVFGKK, translated from the coding sequence ATGACCATTTCTGAACTAAAAGAATTTTTTAAAAATCAATTATCTGAAATTTACGCAGATTCCGAAATCAGCGAACTGTTTTCAATTTTTTGTAACCAAATTTTAGGAATGGATAAATTTGAGTTGAGAATTTCTCAACATCATATAATTTCCGAGGAACAAACAAGAGTTTTTAAGCAATTGATCAGTGAATTAAAGACCGGAAAACCTTACCAGCAAATCCTTGGATACACGGAATTCTACGGTTTAAAATTTTTCGTGGATGAATTCGTGCTGATTCCAAGACCGGAAACGGAAGAGCTTTTGGAACTGGCAATCTCCGAAATTGAGAAACGTAATTTAAAGTATACTAAAATTCTTGACATCGGTACCGGTAGCGGAATAATTCCCATTGTTATAAAAAATAAATTTCCGGAAGCTAAGGTTTCAGCGATTGATTATTCCGAAAAAGCCCTGGAAACAGCAAAGAAAAATGCGGATTTTCATAAGCTCGAAATCAATTTCATTCACCAGAATTATCTGGAAGAAAATCTATCTGAAGTTTACGATATTATCATTTCGAATCCGCCCTATATCGGAATGGATGAAGAAAGTGAAATTGCGGATTCGGTTAAGGAATTCGAACCTAAAATGGCGCTCTTCTCACCTACTTCGAATCCGTTGATTTTCTACGAAAAAATCGCTGATGACTGCAAAAATCATCTTGCAGAAAACGGAATGGTTTTTCTGGAAATCAATCAGAAGTTAGGTAACGAAACTAAGGCGCTTTTTACGGATGTTTTAACTGAAGTGTATCTTGTAAAAGATATTTCAGGAAATGACCGGTTTGTTTTTGGGAAGAAATAA